The Clupea harengus unplaced genomic scaffold, Ch_v2.0.2, whole genome shotgun sequence genome includes the window TCAAGAATGCTAAATGTTCACGACTGTGCAAGCAAACTGTAGCACACTCACTTTCCCTGTTAGTGCAGACAATTCATCGCCACCAATAACCTTCACTTGGTTTGTTGATTGATCATTCTGAGAGTGCAAAAGCATTTCAAGCACAGAAAATTAGAAAAGGCTCATGCACTTTGTGCTCAACATGTAATCAGTTTGGTTCCATACAACTGGGTGTAACATTATACTTTACAGAACAGACAGACCATACACAATGTATGGTAACACAATGTATGGTACTGCTCTTCAACAAGATTTTAACATTATACtttacagaacagagagactatACACAATGTATGGTACTGCTTTTCAACAAGATTTTAACATTATACTTTACAGAACAGACAGACTATACACAATGTATGGTAACACAATGTATGGTACTGCTCTTCAACAAGATTTTAACATTATACtttacagaacagagagactatTAGTAACACAATGTATGGTACCGCTCTTCAACAAGAATTTTCAAGtcaagaaggaaaagaaagagaaatggagatggGCACTCACTGAGTAGCTCTTAAGTCTAATGAAATCCACAGTCAATGGTACAGACTTATCGTTGTTCTGATTAAGTGCCTTGATGTAATCTAGCAGGTCGGCAAAGAATTTATAACCACCTTTCAGCACACAAAGAGCAACTATATGATGTCCTCCCATGTCTCGGATGATATCTCGGGCCAAGCGTTCAGTCCTAGGAAGCAATGCACAAAACTTAGAGGGGGAAAATgttcacagagagaaaagagaacaagagggaAAGGCAGGTAGGGAAATCAAATGGCTTCACCTCGAATTTACAGTGTAAATAATGTCACTCCACTTCATTTCCGAGGCAAATGAGCTgctatgctcacacacacacacatgtttcaattcatgtaggcctatacattAAAAGATGTTGTAGCTTAAAGGGTGTAAATGGGCATATTATCTGATTCCAGAATGTGCAACGTTAGTGCATCAACTGCCCACTACATACACGTAACCTAGTTAGATCACAATACAGGACACAATCACAATCCACTACCTATCCATGATGAGTCCGTGTGGAATAATGACACGATCTAAATCGTCCTCGTAGTGTTTGGGGACACAAAAGAGACCCAGCTCGTGTCCCTTTTCATCGTCAGATATCTGCAATGAAGAATACAAAGTGGGATAAGAATTCAAAGTCATTTCTTATCGCATGTCTAGCAGCAATTTCTAACCTCAACAGTCCGTGTGTAAGTAACTTGACAGCGTTAACCATGGCGTCGTCTTTGCGAAATAGGTTGTCCTGCTGCAAACTAACAAATACAGCAAGCTAGTACTATGGTATTTACGTGTGGAACTGTAAATATGGTGCATTGCAGCCTGGCAATGGTTACCTAGTAGGCTATATGTTACAACTCAACTTGCTTTCTAATATTATAGCCAATATTTAGCAGCGTCGACTCGTATGTAACAAGCCACAGGTAACGTAGCTTACTTAAAATGTCAATTCAAATAGTCGTGAAAGAATCATGCCTTATCAACCTTGACAGAGAAGACACGCTCGTTTGTCATTTTTGTAACCAGGATTGACAACCGCGGTGGTCATTTAACCGACGAAAGGTGTAACTTCAAATACATCAATGGCATAACACTGAAAACGCAGCATCTTACCTGTAGAAAGGACGCCATCCTTGCTGGAGCTCGCCCTTGAACTGTCAACTACGATACTGTTTGTGGAGTCATATCCGTCACAACAGGGGAGAGCCTTTACAGTTAATGTTACGCCTCCAAGCAGTGACTACTTAGCGCGGTCAAGGCTGTGTGATGCTCCCTGCAGTTTTAAAACCCTACGTCACAATCCAGTTTACCTAATAATCAGATTTAGACACTCCAACCTGTGCTTTGACTGGCTACCACTACGCATTTACCGACCCTTGGCACGCACATTTTCAAAAATTGAAAATGCGCCCGTTGTAAATCACTCGATTGTCATTTTTCATGTAATTTGTCATCCCTAGTCCTACACCACAATCCAGCCATACATTTCTCATTGAGCATTGGCCAATTTCATAAATTACATTGACTGTGCTTGTGACTGCCGAGCATTGACACGAGCAATTGTACAAGTAACCCATGTGATCAGTCCTTCCCaatgttttctctgtttctctaccAAGCAGCATATGCTGTCTTTGTCAGTCCACATTTTGAGTATCTTAAATATTCGTGTCGCTGTCattcccagacacacagacagagagagagagagagagagagagagagagagagagattcacacagacactcagtcaATTAGCCCAACTGCCCCTGCTGGGCTCTTCTACACTACACTTGACAGCAAGATATTGGGCTCATGTACAGAAACAAAGTAAGTAgcctaaatgaatgaatgctcATCAAGGAACACTGACTTCTTTTCACTGTCAGACATGTTTAGACTGGCGTTCCATACCAAGGTGTTACTAAGTAATCGGATTTCTTCTTTCAAGATTGTGTAATTTCTAACGATCTCAGACAGTCTCTTGAACCTTCATTTGACAGTCCTTATCTTAAAGCCGCAGGTACACAACTCCTCACCAGTGCTCGTGCCTCCTGTTCTGCCACCAGCAAACCCAAATGGTAAGGGCATcagtacacaaacatactttaGTAAGGGTTCAGACACCACAACCAATTCACAGGAATTACCTTCAGCATTACCCTTATTCAAACAGTCAACGAGTAACTAACTTTCctctgtttaattttttttatcagattTCTAAAAATTCTTTCATGAAATGTAAATATTCGTTGCTGTCTAGGACAATTGCAAGTAATGAAGCATGATCCACGGAAGGAATAGGGCGGGTCTTGTGTCGTAAACAAACATCTTCTTGGAAAAGTTAGCCTTTCCTGAAGGCCAGGGAATATCCCAGTACAATATTCAGCATTCCTGACGTTTTCCTGAAGATGGACAAGCTGCTGTTTGTGCCCCTCCCAAGTTATTGAATTTTCTCAACAGGGACCAAGGTTAATAATTtcatcaattttttttaatcaactgCAACATGAGACCCATTAATGAACACAATCTAAGAAATCGGAGGCACATTGCTCATTAGCTTTgaggaatgagtgaatgagctATTTGTTTGGGTTTATGTGGCTAAATTGGTAGAGGATGGTGCTTCCAAGGCCAATGTCATGGGGTAATTTCCCTCAGAGCACAAGCACTCCACCGCCTCACTATCCTGTCAGATTAAGGCATCCTCAAAATGATTAATCAGTGTGTGGCTATGTACTGAATGAAGGGTAGATGACTACAGTTCATTGCTGCCAAGCACCCTGCCTCTAGTGGCGAAAAGGCCTAATGGCAGCTTGTCCATTCAGTGAGTGAAATGCTCCCTTTGCTGGTTCAGGGAAaccattttaattaatttcactaccattaaataaataaaatgagctCCTAAATAAAACTAATGTCTGAGATTCCATGAGGTACTAAAAGTATACATTTAACTACAATTTAGGGAGTCTATGCGTTAATCTATCTTTActtaagaaggagagagaagatgtgAGATCTATCTTTATTCATAGAGATAGCAGCATAGTTTACAGAAATATAATTGCAAGAGTATACAAATGTTCATATTAAAGCAAAatacatgtatatttatatgtaaaatTTAATAATTAGTTCACATGGTTGTTCACATGatggttaacacacacaaaaacacacacacaaacacacacacacatacactcacacatgcccacacacattcacgcgtAAACGTTGCCTCCATAAGGTCCAAAATGATGGACAAATTCACGTCAAGCAAATGACaaccaaataaaaaagaaaaaatatatatatatatatatttcaaaaacatgatgacactcaaatacacatacacacacacactcatacacacaacaagagcATACAATCTGCTGGTGGCAGGGCAGAGTTTCTACTTTCATTTGTATTCAGAGGTCAAACTGTTCACAGACTCCACGTATCAAGTGCCCACCTCAAACAAACATCAGACCACTTCACCAGCCTCTCAC containing:
- the hprt1l gene encoding hypoxanthine phosphoribosyltransferase 1, like, producing the protein MASFLQISDDEKGHELGLFCVPKHYEDDLDRVIIPHGLIMDRTERLARDIIRDMGGHHIVALCVLKGGYKFFADLLDYIKALNQNNDKSVPLTVDFIRLKSYSNDQSTNQVKVIGGDELSALTGKNVLIVEDIVETGKTMETLLSLLNDYHPKMVKVVSLLVKRTPRSSGYRPDYYGFEVPDKFLVGYALDYNEYFRDLSHICILSEHAKEKYKV